A single window of Nicotiana tomentosiformis chromosome 1, ASM39032v3, whole genome shotgun sequence DNA harbors:
- the LOC104108514 gene encoding polygalacturonase At1g48100-like, with amino-acid sequence MDFTKILFLIFHFILLSFVCSVHGRLYDYPNVPRFRALSQISLPPSPAPEGAPNTDNGKNSNDSAAIFNVLSYGAVGDGVTDDTQAFKMAWDAACQIDSAIVLVPYHYSFMIQSTIFTGPCKSGLVFQIEGTIMPPDGPDSWPKSVSKRQWLVFYRIDGMSMQGGGLIDGKGEKWWNLPCKPHKGINGTTASVPCDSPVALRFFMSSNLTVQGLKIKNSPFFHFRFDSCHDVHIDSLYIKSPSLSPNTDGIHIENTNDVTIHNSIIYNGDDCISIGAGCFNVDIRNMTCGPSHGISIGSLGIRNSRACVSNITVSDSTIKHSDNGVRIKTWQGGFGTVSKVTFNNIRMENVRNPIILDQYYCNNNNKSCANQTSAVYISDVIYSNIKGTYDVRSPPMRLACSDSVPCTNLTFVDVELYPAQGQKIIEPYCWNAYGDLRSLTIPPVFCLLEGKPQSLPSNDVDQC; translated from the exons ATGGACTTTACTAAGATTTTATTCTTGATTTTTCATTTTATCTTGCTTTCCTTTGTTTGTTCAGTTCATGGTAGGCTTTATGACTACCCGAACGTGCCCCGTTTTCGTGCATTGTCACAAATTTCATTGCCACCTTCCCCTGCACCTGAGGGTGCTCCAAACACTGACAATGGTAAGAATTCAAATGATTCTGCAGCCATTTTCAATGTGTTATCTTATGGTGCTGTTGGTGATGGTGTGACCGACGATACACAAGCGTTTAAAATGGCGTGGGATGCTGCTTGTCAAATTGATTCAGCCATTGTACTAGTTCCCTATCACTATTCTTTCATGATTCAATCCACAATCTTCACTGGTCCTTGTAAAAGTGGACTAGTTTTTCAG ATTGAAGGAACCATAATGCCACCAGATGGACCTGATTCATGGCCAAAAAGTGTCAGTAAAAGACAATGGTTAGTCTTTTACAGAATTGATGGAATGTCAATGCAAGGTGGTGGACTTATAGATGGCAAAGGTGAAAAATGGTGGAATCTTCCTTGCAAACCTCATAAG GGAATAAATGGAACAACTGCATCTGTTCCTTGTGACAGCCCAGTG GCTTTAAGGTTTTTCATGAGCTCAAATTTGACAGTTCAAGGACTTAAAATCAAGAACAGTCCATTTTTCCATTTCAGATTTGACAGTTGCCATGATGTTCACATTGATTCACTATACATAAAATCACCATCTCTGAGCCCCAATACTGATGGAATTCACATAGAGAATACCAATGATGTCACTATACATAATTCAATAATCTACAATG GTGATGACTGTATTTCAATTGGAGCTGGTTGTTTCAATGTTGATATAAGGAACATGACCTGTGGTCCTAGTCATGGAATAAG CATTGGCAGCCTAGGCATTCGCAATTCGCGGGCATGTGTGTCGAACATTACAGTTTCAGATTCAACTATTAAGCATTCAGACAATGGTGTTAGGATCAAGACATGGCAAGGTGGATTTGGGACAGTATCAAAGGTTACTTTCAACAACATTAGAATGGAAAACGTCCGAAATCCGATAATTTTAGATCAATATtactgcaacaacaacaacaagagcTGTGCAAATCAAACTTCAGCAGTGTACATTTCTGATGTGATTTATTCAAACATAAAGGGAACTTATGATGTGAGAAGTCCACCAATGCGTTTGGCTTGTAGTGATAGTGTCCCTTGCACAAATTTGACTTTTGTAGATGTGGAGTTATATCCAGCTCAAGGACAGAAAATTATAGAACCATATTGTTGGAATGCTTATGGAGATCTTAGGAGTCTTACTATTCCACCAGTTTTTTGCTTGTTGGAAGGCAAACCTCAGTCATTGCCAAGTAATGATGTTGATCAGTGTTGA
- the LOC104108515 gene encoding zinc finger CCCH domain-containing protein 3 isoform X1: MPLGKYYCDYCDKEFQDTAAARKRHLQGVQHQRAKALWYDSLRNPQLYNDPDSFGKGVCNHFVRTGYCQYGDSCKYYHPKQNSQNVQQTGIPPGTTTREGIHLKSVPNSQPFGSASFPAGDVFKENAGAKLGNLPPSLRPPPEGGYPPLPFVDWG; encoded by the exons ATGCCGTTGGGGAAATACTACTGCGATTATTGCGATAAGGAGTTCCAGGATACTGCAGCGGCTCGGAAGCGACATCTTCAAGGCGTTCAACATCAGAGAGCTAAAGCTCTTTGGTACGACTCTTTGCGCA ATCCTCAGTTATATAACGATCCTGATTCGTTTGGTAAAGGAGTCTGCAATCACTTTGTTCGTACG GGGTATTGCCAGTATGGGGACTCCTGCAAATATTATCATCCCAAGCAAAACTCTCAAAATGTGCAACAAACGGGAATTCCTCCAG GAACAACTACTAGAGAGGGTATTCACTTAAAGAGTGTACCAAATAGTCAACCTTTCGGTTCAGCATCTTTTCCAG CAGGTGATGTGTTCAAAGAAAATGCCGGAGCAAAGCTGGGCAATCTGCCTCCCTCTCTAAGGCCTCCGCCAGAGGGTGGTTATCCACCTCTCCCTTTTGTTGACTGGGGATAA
- the LOC104108515 gene encoding zinc finger CCCH domain-containing protein 3 isoform X2, with protein sequence MPLGKYYCDYCDKEFQDTAAARKRHLQGVQHQRAKALWYDSLRNPQLYNDPDSFGKGVCNHFVRTGYCQYGDSCKYYHPKQNSQNVQQTGIPPGTTTREGIHLKSVPNSQPFGSASFPGDVFKENAGAKLGNLPPSLRPPPEGGYPPLPFVDWG encoded by the exons ATGCCGTTGGGGAAATACTACTGCGATTATTGCGATAAGGAGTTCCAGGATACTGCAGCGGCTCGGAAGCGACATCTTCAAGGCGTTCAACATCAGAGAGCTAAAGCTCTTTGGTACGACTCTTTGCGCA ATCCTCAGTTATATAACGATCCTGATTCGTTTGGTAAAGGAGTCTGCAATCACTTTGTTCGTACG GGGTATTGCCAGTATGGGGACTCCTGCAAATATTATCATCCCAAGCAAAACTCTCAAAATGTGCAACAAACGGGAATTCCTCCAG GAACAACTACTAGAGAGGGTATTCACTTAAAGAGTGTACCAAATAGTCAACCTTTCGGTTCAGCATCTTTTCCAG GTGATGTGTTCAAAGAAAATGCCGGAGCAAAGCTGGGCAATCTGCCTCCCTCTCTAAGGCCTCCGCCAGAGGGTGGTTATCCACCTCTCCCTTTTGTTGACTGGGGATAA
- the LOC104108515 gene encoding zinc finger CCCH domain-containing protein 3 isoform X3, translated as MPLGKYYCDYCDKEFQDTAAARKRHLQGVQHQRAKALWYDSLRNPQLYNDPDSFGKGVCNHFVRTGYCQYGDSCKYYHPKQNSQNVQQTGIPPGITREGIHLKSVPNSQPFGSASFPAGDVFKENAGAKLGNLPPSLRPPPEGGYPPLPFVDWG; from the exons ATGCCGTTGGGGAAATACTACTGCGATTATTGCGATAAGGAGTTCCAGGATACTGCAGCGGCTCGGAAGCGACATCTTCAAGGCGTTCAACATCAGAGAGCTAAAGCTCTTTGGTACGACTCTTTGCGCA ATCCTCAGTTATATAACGATCCTGATTCGTTTGGTAAAGGAGTCTGCAATCACTTTGTTCGTACG GGGTATTGCCAGTATGGGGACTCCTGCAAATATTATCATCCCAAGCAAAACTCTCAAAATGTGCAACAAACGGGAATTCCTCCAGGTAT TACTAGAGAGGGTATTCACTTAAAGAGTGTACCAAATAGTCAACCTTTCGGTTCAGCATCTTTTCCAG CAGGTGATGTGTTCAAAGAAAATGCCGGAGCAAAGCTGGGCAATCTGCCTCCCTCTCTAAGGCCTCCGCCAGAGGGTGGTTATCCACCTCTCCCTTTTGTTGACTGGGGATAA